In the genome of Deinococcus sp. YIM 77859, one region contains:
- the tcmP gene encoding three-Cys-motif partner protein TcmP: MPTPDNFFNDSQRLASKIKTDIVVKYFKPWLDIMAKRGPKVGYVDLFSGPGKFISEEGEFPSTPLKILDLVQQNPGLTSTLHLHFNDANPAHAASLREAMTQHPAWPLIRERVTITSERVTAEQVRSWILPYPALYFLDPFGYGGFTFDDLNAIVRQHGNDLLFFFNYNRFNPELKHPEPKIRRQPEVLLGTQSYQALQGKLEHASTPSDRQQIITDHLWSQLERGGVPQHYVVPFEFKFHDRDRTSHYLVFVSKNQCARKIIREVMAGLRTDRAGGSFEFNPHATQGSLFDGHFALGDELLKMFAGQTLTVKQVIAQHDLAFPRAPYVEKDYKNTLKQLRQSNCLTVIKSDGKTVPPHQMPDTALVTFR, translated from the coding sequence TTGCCGACGCCGGATAACTTCTTCAACGATTCTCAGCGCCTCGCATCGAAGATCAAGACGGACATCGTCGTGAAGTACTTCAAACCATGGCTGGACATCATGGCGAAGCGTGGCCCTAAGGTTGGGTACGTCGACCTGTTCTCAGGGCCGGGGAAGTTCATCAGCGAGGAGGGGGAGTTCCCTTCCACCCCCCTGAAGATCCTCGATCTGGTGCAGCAGAACCCTGGCCTCACCTCCACGCTGCACCTGCACTTCAACGACGCCAATCCGGCCCATGCTGCCAGCCTGCGCGAGGCCATGACCCAGCACCCAGCCTGGCCGCTGATCAGGGAGCGGGTGACCATCACCAGCGAGAGGGTCACCGCCGAACAGGTGCGGTCATGGATCCTGCCCTACCCGGCCCTCTACTTCCTCGACCCCTTCGGGTACGGCGGCTTCACCTTCGACGACCTGAACGCCATCGTGCGCCAGCACGGCAACGACCTGCTGTTCTTCTTCAACTACAACCGCTTCAACCCTGAGTTGAAGCACCCTGAACCGAAGATTCGCCGCCAGCCCGAGGTGCTGCTCGGAACCCAGAGCTACCAGGCACTCCAAGGCAAGCTGGAGCATGCGAGTACCCCCAGTGACCGGCAGCAGATCATCACCGACCACCTGTGGTCGCAACTCGAACGGGGCGGTGTTCCGCAGCACTACGTCGTGCCCTTCGAGTTCAAGTTCCACGACCGTGACCGCACCAGCCACTACCTCGTGTTCGTCTCCAAGAACCAGTGTGCCCGCAAGATCATCCGCGAAGTCATGGCCGGGCTGCGAACCGACCGCGCGGGCGGGAGCTTCGAATTCAACCCGCACGCGACCCAGGGGAGCCTCTTCGATGGCCACTTCGCGTTGGGGGATGAACTGCTCAAGATGTTCGCGGGGCAGACCCTCACGGTCAAACAGGTCATTGCCCAGCATGACCTCGCCTTCCCCCGCGCCCCATATGTCGAGAAAGACTACAAGAACACCCTCAAGCAGTTGCGGCAATCCAACTGCCTGACCGTGATCAAATCCGACGGCAAGACGGTGCCGCCGCACCAGAT
- a CDS encoding SOS response-associated peptidase — protein MCGRVTDTLSPAEFRLIFGVEKPGDGRARYNVAPTQPGVIIRQRAGYREALLARWGLVPPDVSVQDARRLSLFNARRETVLMKPMFRGAFRQRRCLWPITGFYYVNGVKYVNPDWSYEQAAKALVSDMQAYNYIWWWQLPNSQRATNPWNYASGLQAYINRRSAETGQNLKLVAKSHYGWGPVAWGESLNILWREFTRETPITGLEFSLGVQHSGVLRSFDKNPYGDLWGHLQVPLGNRASLNLSAWWVPIGGVYWIEEVP, from the coding sequence ATGTGCGGCCGCGTCACGGACACCCTCTCCCCCGCGGAGTTCCGGCTGATTTTCGGCGTGGAGAAACCCGGTGACGGGCGGGCGCGGTACAACGTCGCGCCGACGCAGCCGGGCGTGATCATCCGGCAGCGGGCCGGGTACCGGGAGGCGTTGCTCGCACGGTGGGGCCTCGTGCCGCCGGACGTGAGCGTGCAGGACGCGCGGCGGCTCAGCCTGTTCAACGCGCGGCGCGAGACGGTCCTGATGAAACCCATGTTCCGGGGCGCGTTCCGGCAGCGTCGCTGCCTCTGGCCCATCACGGGGTTTTATTACGTGAACGGGGTGAAGTACGTGAATCCTGACTGGTCATACGAGCAGGCGGCGAAAGCGCTCGTGAGTGACATGCAGGCGTACAACTATATTTGGTGGTGGCAGCTTCCAAACAGTCAACGCGCCACGAATCCTTGGAACTATGCCTCGGGCCTGCAAGCGTACATCAATCGCCGAAGTGCCGAAACGGGCCAGAATTTGAAGCTCGTGGCGAAGTCTCACTACGGATGGGGCCCCGTCGCGTGGGGTGAGAGCCTTAACATTCTGTGGAGGGAGTTCACGAGGGAGACACCCATCACCGGTCTCGAATTTAGTCTGGGTGTTCAACACTCCGGCGTTCTCCGATCCTTCGACAAGAACCCGTACGGTGACTTGTGGGGGCACCTGCAAGTGCCCCTCGGGAACCGCGCTAGCCTGAACTTGAGCGCCTGGTGGGTCCCGATTGGCGGCGTCTATTGGATCGAGGAGGTCCCATGA